Proteins from a single region of Aythya fuligula isolate bAytFul2 chromosome 3, bAytFul2.pri, whole genome shotgun sequence:
- the SGK1 gene encoding serine/threonine-protein kinase Sgk1 isoform X1, which yields MTVKAAEASGPTLTYAKMRGMVAILIAFMKQRRMGLNDFIQKIATNSYACKHPEVQSILKISQPQEPELMNANPSPPPSPSQQINLGPSSNPHAKPSDFHFLKVIGKGSFGKVLLARHKAEEQFYAVKVLQKKAILKKKEEKHIMSERNVLLKNVKHPFLVGLHFSFQTADKLYFVLDYINGGELFYHLQRERCFLEPRARFYAAEIASALGYLHSLNIVYRDLKPENILLDSQGHIVLTDFGLCKENIEHNGTTSTFCGTPEYLAPEVLHKQPYDRTVDWWCLGAVLYEMLYGLPPFYSRNTAEMYDNILNKPLQLKPNITNSARHLLEGLLQKDRTKRLGAKEDFMEIKSHIFFSPINWDDLINKKITPPFNPNVSGPSDLRHFDPEFTDEPVPNSIGQSPDSILITASVKEAAEAFLGFSYAPPVDSFL from the exons ATGACAGTGAAGGCAGCCGAGGCGTCGGGTCCCACCTTGACCTACGCCAAGATGAGGGGCATGGTGGCCATCCTCATCG ctTTCATGAAGCAGAGAAGAATGGGGCTGAATGACTTCATTCAGAAGATAGCCACCAACTCCTATGCATGCAAACA CCCTGAAGTTCAGTCTATTCTGAAAATCTCCCAGCCTCAAGAGCCTGAACTTATGAACGCTAATCCTTCTCCTCCG ccCAGTCCTTCGCAGCAGATCAATCTTGGTCCATCATCCAACCCACATGCCAAACCGTCAGACTTCCATTTCTTAAAAGTGATTGGAAAAGGCAGTTTTGGGAAG gTTCTCCTTGCACGGCATAAGGCAGAAGAGCAGTTTTACGCTGTCAAAGTCCTGCAGAAAAAAGCAATCCTGAAAAAGAAGGAG gaaaagcaCATTATGTCAGAACGCAATGTCctgctgaaaaatgtgaaacacCCCTTCCTAGTCGGACTTCACTTCTCCTTCCAAACTGCAGACAAATTGTATTTTGTCCTAGACTACATCAATGGTGGAGAG TTGTTCTACCATCTCCAGAGGGAGCGTTGCTTCCTGGAACCAAGAGCCCGATTTTATGCTGCTGAAATTGCCAGTGCATTGGGCTACCTGCACTCCCTGAACATAGTTTATCG TGACTTGAAGCCAGAGAATATTCTGCTTGATTCTCAAGGGCACATTGTCTTGACGGACTTCGgactctgcaaagaaaacatagaGCACAACGGCACAACCTCCACCTTCTGCGGCACACCTGAG TATCTTGCTCCTGAAGTTCTGCACAAGCAGCCCTATGACAGGACTGTGGACTGGTGGTGCCTTGGAGCAGTCTTGTATGAGATGCTTTATGGCCTG CCGCCCTTCTACAGCAGGAACACAGCAGAAATGTATGATAACATCTTGAACAAACCCTTGCAGCTGAAGCCAAATATTACCAACTCTGCTAGACATCTCCTGGAAGGCCTTCTGCAGAAGGATAGGACAAAGAGGCTTGGCGCCAAGGAGGACTTC ATGGAGATTAAGAGTCACATCTTCTTCTCCCCAATTAACTGGGATGATCTCATTAATAAGAAGATTACTCCCCCTTTTAACCCAAATGTG AGTGGCCCCAGTGACCTGCGGCACTTCGATCCTGAGTTTACAGATGAGCCAGTCCCCAACTCCATCGGCCAGTCTCCAGACAGCATCCTCATCACCGCCAGTGTCAAAGAAGCTGCTGAGGCTTTTTTGGGCTTCTCGTATGCCCCACCCGTGGATTctttcttatga
- the SGK1 gene encoding serine/threonine-protein kinase Sgk1 isoform X2, which yields MRGKEEKSSLKAFMKQRRMGLNDFIQKIATNSYACKHPEVQSILKISQPQEPELMNANPSPPPSPSQQINLGPSSNPHAKPSDFHFLKVIGKGSFGKVLLARHKAEEQFYAVKVLQKKAILKKKEEKHIMSERNVLLKNVKHPFLVGLHFSFQTADKLYFVLDYINGGELFYHLQRERCFLEPRARFYAAEIASALGYLHSLNIVYRDLKPENILLDSQGHIVLTDFGLCKENIEHNGTTSTFCGTPEYLAPEVLHKQPYDRTVDWWCLGAVLYEMLYGLPPFYSRNTAEMYDNILNKPLQLKPNITNSARHLLEGLLQKDRTKRLGAKEDFMEIKSHIFFSPINWDDLINKKITPPFNPNVSGPSDLRHFDPEFTDEPVPNSIGQSPDSILITASVKEAAEAFLGFSYAPPVDSFL from the exons ATGAGGGGCAAGGAGGAGAAGTCGTCGCTCAAAG ctTTCATGAAGCAGAGAAGAATGGGGCTGAATGACTTCATTCAGAAGATAGCCACCAACTCCTATGCATGCAAACA CCCTGAAGTTCAGTCTATTCTGAAAATCTCCCAGCCTCAAGAGCCTGAACTTATGAACGCTAATCCTTCTCCTCCG ccCAGTCCTTCGCAGCAGATCAATCTTGGTCCATCATCCAACCCACATGCCAAACCGTCAGACTTCCATTTCTTAAAAGTGATTGGAAAAGGCAGTTTTGGGAAG gTTCTCCTTGCACGGCATAAGGCAGAAGAGCAGTTTTACGCTGTCAAAGTCCTGCAGAAAAAAGCAATCCTGAAAAAGAAGGAG gaaaagcaCATTATGTCAGAACGCAATGTCctgctgaaaaatgtgaaacacCCCTTCCTAGTCGGACTTCACTTCTCCTTCCAAACTGCAGACAAATTGTATTTTGTCCTAGACTACATCAATGGTGGAGAG TTGTTCTACCATCTCCAGAGGGAGCGTTGCTTCCTGGAACCAAGAGCCCGATTTTATGCTGCTGAAATTGCCAGTGCATTGGGCTACCTGCACTCCCTGAACATAGTTTATCG TGACTTGAAGCCAGAGAATATTCTGCTTGATTCTCAAGGGCACATTGTCTTGACGGACTTCGgactctgcaaagaaaacatagaGCACAACGGCACAACCTCCACCTTCTGCGGCACACCTGAG TATCTTGCTCCTGAAGTTCTGCACAAGCAGCCCTATGACAGGACTGTGGACTGGTGGTGCCTTGGAGCAGTCTTGTATGAGATGCTTTATGGCCTG CCGCCCTTCTACAGCAGGAACACAGCAGAAATGTATGATAACATCTTGAACAAACCCTTGCAGCTGAAGCCAAATATTACCAACTCTGCTAGACATCTCCTGGAAGGCCTTCTGCAGAAGGATAGGACAAAGAGGCTTGGCGCCAAGGAGGACTTC ATGGAGATTAAGAGTCACATCTTCTTCTCCCCAATTAACTGGGATGATCTCATTAATAAGAAGATTACTCCCCCTTTTAACCCAAATGTG AGTGGCCCCAGTGACCTGCGGCACTTCGATCCTGAGTTTACAGATGAGCCAGTCCCCAACTCCATCGGCCAGTCTCCAGACAGCATCCTCATCACCGCCAGTGTCAAAGAAGCTGCTGAGGCTTTTTTGGGCTTCTCGTATGCCCCACCCGTGGATTctttcttatga